A region from the Gemmatimonadaceae bacterium genome encodes:
- a CDS encoding tetratricopeptide repeat protein, whose amino-acid sequence MAIRGNLSEASLADVLQLLALGRKSGVLSIAREGSFGSIHFTDGRVVYAALVNRRDGLGDRLVRAGLLGADALARVLATVGSHDDRALAEALAAQAAVDADALEREFRAQVEEAVYHLFAWNQGTFSFDPAESPHARHDLVSISADALLLEGARRVDEWTLIEKKIPSLDLIFELDHARVAQREVELSAAQERILPLLDGTHDVQAIIERSGLSEFDVGKALFGILAAGYAQRVGRSAARRQPPPESRVAEHRNLGVAFYRTGMLEEALGEFRRVLELRDDDGVARFHVGLIHARRGEWRDAITTFERVAQDPDAPAAVFHNLAFACEQTGDAFAAAEHLEEAVRRAGSTPDPRIALSRAVLCLRDRDLDGAEEFLAAARAQWGSRQPSAAWFHVAGLTAALAGDATRAAALLEDGLVAHPHSAALHNNLAVVHERRGSYELAARTLEHALLEDANCPHLHKNLGDYYYRVQRYDQALESFLRVVRIDVSHGADVWLKLGNIHYRRGAVIDAREAWEHALRLDPENRIVKANLAALIGGTATTPALAPAPGATVGAAA is encoded by the coding sequence ATGGCCATCCGCGGCAATCTCAGTGAGGCGAGTCTCGCCGATGTGCTCCAGCTGCTCGCGCTGGGACGCAAGAGCGGCGTGCTGTCGATCGCGCGGGAAGGGAGCTTCGGCTCCATCCACTTCACCGACGGACGCGTGGTGTATGCGGCGCTCGTCAATCGTCGCGACGGGCTTGGTGACCGTCTCGTGCGCGCGGGGCTCCTCGGCGCCGACGCGCTCGCGCGCGTCCTCGCCACGGTTGGATCGCACGATGATCGCGCCCTCGCCGAAGCGCTTGCCGCCCAGGCCGCCGTAGATGCCGACGCGCTCGAGCGCGAGTTCCGCGCCCAGGTCGAAGAAGCGGTGTATCACCTCTTCGCCTGGAATCAGGGCACCTTCAGCTTTGATCCCGCCGAGTCGCCGCACGCGCGCCACGATCTGGTGTCGATCAGTGCCGATGCGCTGCTGCTCGAAGGCGCCCGCCGCGTGGACGAGTGGACGCTCATCGAAAAGAAGATCCCGAGCCTCGATCTGATCTTCGAGCTGGACCACGCCCGCGTGGCGCAGCGTGAGGTGGAGCTGAGCGCGGCGCAGGAGCGCATACTGCCGTTGCTCGACGGCACGCACGATGTGCAGGCGATCATCGAACGTTCCGGCTTGAGCGAGTTCGACGTGGGGAAGGCGCTGTTCGGCATTCTCGCCGCCGGCTACGCGCAGCGGGTGGGGCGGAGCGCGGCACGTCGTCAGCCGCCGCCGGAAAGCCGGGTGGCCGAGCATCGCAATCTCGGCGTCGCGTTCTATCGCACCGGCATGCTCGAAGAGGCATTGGGCGAGTTCCGACGCGTGCTGGAGCTGCGTGACGACGACGGCGTGGCGCGGTTCCATGTGGGACTCATCCACGCGCGGCGGGGCGAATGGCGCGACGCCATTACCACCTTCGAACGTGTGGCGCAGGACCCCGACGCGCCGGCGGCGGTGTTCCACAACCTTGCGTTTGCGTGCGAGCAAACGGGCGACGCGTTTGCCGCCGCGGAGCATCTCGAGGAGGCGGTGCGCCGCGCCGGCAGTACGCCCGATCCGCGCATCGCGCTGTCGCGCGCCGTGCTCTGCTTGCGTGACCGCGATCTCGACGGCGCCGAGGAATTCCTCGCCGCGGCGCGCGCCCAATGGGGTAGCCGCCAGCCGAGTGCCGCGTGGTTCCATGTCGCTGGGCTCACCGCGGCGCTGGCCGGCGATGCGACCCGTGCGGCCGCGCTCCTGGAAGATGGGCTGGTGGCGCATCCGCACTCGGCGGCGCTGCACAACAACCTCGCCGTGGTGCACGAACGGCGCGGCAGCTACGAGCTCGCGGCCCGCACGCTGGAGCATGCGCTGCTGGAAGACGCCAACTGCCCGCATCTGCACAAGAATCTCGGCGACTACTACTATCGCGTGCAGCGCTACGATCAGGCGCTCGAGAGTTTTTTGCGCGTGGTGCGCATCGATGTGTCGCATGGCGCCGATGTGTGGCTCAAGCTCGGGAACATTCACTATCGCCGCGGCGCCGTGATCGATGCGCGGGAAGCG